In a genomic window of Spirosoma agri:
- a CDS encoding DUF5723 family protein, which yields MKYSFVLISILLATTASFSQNLLGISTSRYGGTNRLYINPALAADSPSKFYLNVATGEAHVNNNYVRYQAPFSLLRLISGTVPAEYKNSDGTVRFDASYTKEILDGAPKNGTILGEIRGPAFLIKTSDRAAFAVTTRFRAVGQVIGASEDLLSAFRASLNDRALYSIPNNDNKFSGSTNTYAELGLTYAGTIWEGDGQKLLLGATAKFLLGYNAQHLINRGMDYRIIPDPNNPNSALLEVNRLDATLAYTSFLQGRSLNPRTLFSTSAPGKGFGADIGLTYISQYDSDSPALQLGLAVTDIGGLTYTGQEYRYTDIGQNPVRFRGSDFNGINGPEDIARVIQDRINTGRSPDNTSFRTGLPTSLNLTADYHTPGGFGVNLTYLQDVRSVQALATHQPSIVAVTPRYDARWMSLSVPIVYINHGLTAGATVRVGPGWLGTDNFLGLLGNVSNGIKARGLDIYAGFAFGIGRADEE from the coding sequence ATGAAGTATTCGTTTGTATTGATTTCAATTCTGCTGGCCACAACAGCCAGTTTTTCACAAAATCTCCTAGGCATTTCAACCAGTCGCTACGGTGGCACCAATCGGCTCTACATCAACCCGGCATTAGCCGCCGACTCGCCTTCCAAGTTTTACCTGAATGTGGCAACGGGCGAAGCCCACGTCAACAACAACTACGTTCGTTATCAGGCTCCGTTTTCGTTACTTCGCCTGATCAGCGGCACAGTACCTGCCGAGTACAAGAATTCGGACGGTACTGTGCGTTTTGACGCGTCGTACACGAAAGAAATTCTGGACGGTGCGCCTAAAAACGGGACGATTCTGGGCGAGATTCGGGGTCCGGCTTTTCTAATAAAAACGAGCGATCGGGCTGCTTTTGCCGTCACAACCCGGTTTAGGGCAGTAGGGCAGGTTATTGGCGCGTCAGAAGATTTACTGTCGGCGTTTAGAGCTAGCCTGAATGATCGGGCACTGTATAGCATTCCGAACAACGACAACAAGTTTAGCGGTAGCACAAATACGTATGCCGAACTTGGGTTGACCTATGCCGGTACGATCTGGGAAGGCGATGGACAAAAATTGTTGCTGGGCGCTACGGCTAAGTTTTTACTGGGATACAATGCGCAGCACCTGATCAACCGGGGCATGGACTACCGCATCATACCCGACCCGAACAATCCAAATAGTGCGCTACTGGAAGTCAACCGATTGGATGCAACACTCGCTTACACCAGCTTTTTGCAGGGCCGTAGCCTGAATCCCCGGACGCTGTTCAGTACATCAGCACCTGGTAAAGGGTTCGGCGCTGACATTGGCCTGACGTACATTAGTCAATACGACTCCGATAGTCCTGCCCTACAGCTGGGGCTGGCCGTGACCGATATAGGGGGGCTAACGTATACGGGCCAGGAGTACCGGTACACGGACATCGGCCAAAATCCAGTCCGGTTTCGGGGAAGTGATTTCAATGGTATCAACGGCCCCGAAGATATTGCGCGGGTTATTCAGGATCGGATCAATACCGGCCGCAGCCCCGATAACACCAGCTTCCGAACAGGCTTGCCCACGTCGCTTAACCTGACCGCCGATTACCACACGCCAGGTGGGTTTGGGGTAAACCTGACCTATTTGCAGGATGTACGATCCGTACAGGCGTTGGCTACTCACCAACCGTCTATTGTTGCGGTGACCCCACGTTACGATGCCCGCTGGATGAGTCTGTCGGTGCCAATCGTTTACATCAATCATGGACTGACCGCTGGCGCTACGGTCCGGGTTGGACCGGGCTGGCTTGGCACCGATAATTTTTTGGGTTTACTGGGCAACGTCAGTAACGGAATCAAAGCACGTGGCTTGGATATTTACGCTGGCTTTGCTTTCGGAATCGGGCGCGCCGATGAGGAGTAA